Below is a genomic region from Candidatus Krumholzibacteriia bacterium.
AACCGGCAATGCGAATCCCGGGGACTCTCCCGGAACCAACGATGTGGACAATGGGCACACGACTCTGCTCTCGCCGGTCTTTGATCTCTCGGAAGCAAGCTGGGCGGGCCTGTCCTACTGGCGCTGGTACACGGACGAGACCAGCCACGACGATGACTTCTTTGTGGACATTTCCAATAACGGGGGAACGACCTGGCAGGTTCTGGAGATCGTTGACGACAGCGCCTACCCCTGGGTGAAGGCGGAGTTCGACGACCTGGCGAGCATCATTCCCCTGACTTCGGAAATGCGACTTCGATTCATCGCAGAAGACACGGGCTCGGGAAGTCTGGTGGAGGCCCTGATCGACGATCTTGAAGTGGTCGCTTTCAGCAACGATGCCACGCCCGCCGAGGACACTCCCGTCTTTGCGGCAAGCCTGTCAGCGCACCCGAACCCCTTCAACCCGAAGACCACTCTTCACTTTACCCTTCCTCGACGGGGAATGGTGGACTTGACGGTCTTTGATGCGAAGGGCGCAGAGGTGTCCCGACTGGTAAGCGGTGAATTGAATTCCGGCAGCCACGAGGCCCTCTTCAACGGTCAGGGCAAGGCGAGTGGAATCTACTTCGCCCGCCTGCGGCTTGATGGACGGGAAATGGCAACGACGAAGATCACCCTGTTGAAGTAACGGGGTTTCTTCTCCGGACTTATCGTTATGTCCGGCTCCACTTCCCGGGAAGCAGGGCGTAGAAAGCGACGGCCTTTTCCAGGTGCTCTTCGCTTACGCGGTCCTCGATGCTGTGCGTGTATTCTTCTTCTGCGGGCCCGAAGCCCAGGGTGGGAATCCCCTCAATGCCTGCCGTGTAGACTCCGTTCGTGGAGAAGACCCAGCGACTCAGTTCCGGTTCCCGTCCCAGTGCATCGCGGGCAGCGTCCATTGCGGCGATGACGCCGGGGTGGTCTTCGGCCAGGGTCCAGGTGGGATAGTATTTCTCCATCGAGACTTCCTTGCCCGTCCAGGCCTTCGCCTCGTGAACCAGCACCCGAACCTCGGCATCCACGCCTGCTGCGCGAACGACTTCCTCGATTTCTGCGACCGCAGATTCCTTTGTCTCGCCGATGGTCAACCTGCGATCCAGGAAAATCTCGCAACGGTCGGGGACGGCGTTCAGGCTGGGAGTGTCGTTCTCGATTTTCGAGACCACGACAGTTCCTTTTCCCAGAAACTCATCGTCAGCAAGACGCTCGTTCAGGGCTTCGATACCCAGCACGATACGACTCATGGCGTAGATGGCGTTGTCTCCCCGCTCCGGCGCGCTGGCGTGGCAACTCTTTCCGCGTGTGGTGACGGAAATTTCCATGCGCCCGCGGTGACCGCGATAGACACGCAGGCCCGTGCATTCGCTCATGACCACCAGGTCGGGGCGAAGACCGTCTTCGGTGATAATGGTCTGGAAGGCGATGCCATCACAGTCCTCTTCCATGGCACTTCCGACCACATACAGTGAAATGTCATCCGGCAGGTTGTCCTTCGCCAGCGCTGCGCCATAGACGATGCTCGCAAGTCCGCCCTTGTTGTCGCTGGGCCCTCGACCCCATATCACACCGTCTTCGTGTTTTCCTTCAAAGGGATCATGGGGCCAGGCCTCCGGGTCGCCGACGCCTACGGTGTCGATGTGGGCATCGTAGAGAAGTTTGCGAGGCCCGCTTCCGATGCGTCCGATCACCGAGCCAAAACTGTCGATCCGCACTTCATCGTAGCCGAGTGCCTCCATCTCTTTGGCGATGCGCCGGGCTACGGCTTCCTCCTCGCCGCTCATGGAGGGAATGCGAACGATGTCGCGCAGAAAGTCGATGCAGTTCTGCAAGGAAGCCTGAGCCTTGTCTTTCATGGAAACCTCTCCGGTCTTGCGTGGATCCTTCATTCTAGCAAGTTTCCTTTAGATGTGCGAGCTTCTCCCCTGACATCCGGGACAGGACAAGGAAAGATGTGAGAATGAAAACCACGCGAACGGCAATGGCTCTTTTGCTGACCTTATGCGCTACTGCTCTTGCGGGAGTGATCCTGAATCCCCTGGGCTCTTTGGGCGAAGCCGAGCCCGGCTGGGCCGGATCGCTGGAGGGAAGCATCCGCTCTTCCGGCGGGAACACGGACATCCGTTCTCGACAGGCGGAGGCCGCTCTCCACTGGCAGGGCGAGAAGAACCGATGGAAGTTCCTTGGCTCGCTGTCGCAGACAGAAAGCGGAGGAGTGAGAAGTTCCGAGTTTCAGGTAGCCCACCTTCGCCACAACCTTGAGTTGTCAGACAGGCTCCACAGCCTGCTCTTTACTCAAGTACAGCGGAACCCTTTCCAGCTACTGGAATCCCGATGGCTTCTTGGCGCAGGCGCACGCTGGACTCTTCAGAAGAGCGAGAAGAGCAACGCATTTCTTGGCGCAAGCTCCATGCTGGAGCGGGAGGAA
It encodes:
- a CDS encoding DUF481 domain-containing protein; its protein translation is MKTTRTAMALLLTLCATALAGVILNPLGSLGEAEPGWAGSLEGSIRSSGGNTDIRSRQAEAALHWQGEKNRWKFLGSLSQTESGGVRSSEFQVAHLRHNLELSDRLHSLLFTQVQRNPFQLLESRWLLGAGARWTLQKSEKSNAFLGASSMLEREENGSLEQAELSHRLSLFLKLGLQAGKGMRWSLTGFYQPLWSDPEDARATLSSALRIDLGKSLFLRLSADIDYDSRPPENVEAQDWTTKSSLGFRF
- a CDS encoding YgeY family selenium metabolism-linked hydrolase, which produces MKDPRKTGEVSMKDKAQASLQNCIDFLRDIVRIPSMSGEEEAVARRIAKEMEALGYDEVRIDSFGSVIGRIGSGPRKLLYDAHIDTVGVGDPEAWPHDPFEGKHEDGVIWGRGPSDNKGGLASIVYGAALAKDNLPDDISLYVVGSAMEEDCDGIAFQTIITEDGLRPDLVVMSECTGLRVYRGHRGRMEISVTTRGKSCHASAPERGDNAIYAMSRIVLGIEALNERLADDEFLGKGTVVVSKIENDTPSLNAVPDRCEIFLDRRLTIGETKESAVAEIEEVVRAAGVDAEVRVLVHEAKAWTGKEVSMEKYYPTWTLAEDHPGVIAAMDAARDALGREPELSRWVFSTNGVYTAGIEGIPTLGFGPAEEEYTHSIEDRVSEEHLEKAVAFYALLPGKWSRT